A window of the Pyrodictium abyssi genome harbors these coding sequences:
- the rpl12p gene encoding 50S ribosomal protein P1 — MEYIYASLVLYAAGKEISEENLKKILEAAGVEVDEARVKAVVAALKNINIDEVVKSATAMPVAAAAAPAAAAPAAAEEKKEEEEEKAEEKKEEVSEEQLAAGLESLFGF; from the coding sequence ATGGAGTACATCTATGCTAGTCTCGTGCTATATGCGGCTGGTAAGGAGATAAGTGAGGAGAACCTCAAGAAGATACTCGAGGCTGCTGGCGTAGAGGTTGACGAGGCCCGCGTAAAGGCTGTCGTGGCAGCCCTCAAGAACATCAACATAGACGAGGTAGTCAAGTCCGCCACCGCCATGCCGGTAGCGGCCGCTGCTGCCCCGGCCGCAGCCGCGCCGGCTGCCGCAGAGGAGAAGAAGGAAGAGGAAGAGGAGAAGGCTGAGGAGAAGAAGGAGGAGGTAAGCGAGGAGCAGCTAGCGGCCGGCCTAGAGAGCCTCTTCGGCTTCTAG
- a CDS encoding isoaspartyl peptidase/L-asparaginase, with amino-acid sequence MAHVTVYGPVRLGDPAVIVHGGAGGWRGVSSVDEVLQAVRAGAIAGLRHAGEGLLTALVEAVAALEDSGVLNAGVGSVLTYDGRVEMDAGVMTDSLEAGGVAVVSYPRNPVRLAAYVAEKLPHVLLAGPAADELAQRLGLERHPGPSPRALERWRTLRERLRDGEGPEWARVLHQLYGDTVGAVVLVSGRLAASASTGGLALKHPGRVGDSPVPGAGFYVERRVGGCSATGVGETILLGRPCVYAVELLAEGVPVEEAARAAVARHTRLFGPDNLGIILLDARGNAAAAMNTQGMPIALAGREKPEVEPLILWRSGGGAER; translated from the coding sequence ATGGCTCATGTAACCGTCTATGGGCCGGTCCGGCTCGGCGACCCCGCGGTTATAGTGCATGGCGGGGCTGGTGGCTGGCGCGGCGTTAGCAGTGTTGACGAGGTTCTCCAGGCTGTCCGGGCTGGGGCTATTGCCGGCCTCAGACACGCCGGGGAGGGGCTGCTCACGGCTCTCGTCGAGGCGGTCGCAGCGCTGGAGGATAGTGGTGTGCTTAACGCTGGTGTGGGCAGCGTGTTAACGTACGACGGCCGTGTGGAGATGGACGCTGGCGTTATGACAGACTCCCTGGAGGCTGGCGGGGTTGCTGTAGTCTCGTATCCGCGTAACCCGGTCCGCCTAGCCGCCTACGTGGCTGAGAAGCTTCCCCATGTCCTGCTCGCGGGGCCTGCTGCCGACGAACTCGCGCAGCGCCTCGGGCTAGAGAGGCACCCGGGTCCTAGCCCTCGGGCGCTCGAGCGCTGGAGGACCCTCAGGGAGAGGCTGCGGGACGGCGAGGGCCCGGAGTGGGCCCGGGTGCTCCACCAGCTCTACGGCGACACCGTCGGCGCTGTGGTGCTGGTCTCTGGGCGGCTAGCTGCCTCGGCTAGTACTGGAGGTCTCGCGCTGAAGCACCCGGGGCGCGTGGGCGACTCCCCGGTGCCGGGTGCCGGGTTCTACGTGGAGCGCAGGGTTGGCGGCTGCTCGGCCACGGGCGTGGGGGAGACCATACTCCTGGGCCGTCCATGCGTATACGCTGTTGAGCTACTCGCCGAGGGCGTCCCCGTAGAGGAGGCTGCGCGTGCTGCTGTGGCGCGGCATACCCGGCTCTTCGGGCCCGATAACCTCGGCATAATACTGCTAGACGCTAGGGGCAACGCCGCCGCCGCTATGAACACCCAGGGTATGCCCATAGCGCTCGCTGGCCGGGAGAAGCCGGAGGTAGAGCCTCTCATCCTCTGGAGGAGCGGCGGGGGAGCGGAAAGATAA